The Malassezia restricta chromosome VI, complete sequence genome segment CTGCCTACATGGGTATTCATGGATGCTACGAATGGCGGAAGGCATGTACTGGTACTGAGCATCGCGATTGTGTGTCTCGTTCCCCTCGTGGTACCATCGCTGCGCCAGTTACCTACGCCTcatgtgcgccgctcacCTTCGTCATTCGGGTCATTTATATTGGCGTCTGTTGCCCTTGGAACCTGGCTGATCGAGATACAAACGCTTCTCAGTGACTCGGGGACACTAATTGCATTCACCTGGGCAGGTTATCCGGTCCGAGGTCCACAGGCTGTGCCTCATGGCATGTGGGTCGTGAGTGCCATGGCTGTGAGTGTGACTCTCTCGATGTGGTATCCGTACACTGGATCCAGTGTGCTGGCTATTGCCCTGCATGCCTTGGGTGTATATATCGTACTGGTATATGATCATTGGCTGGGCTTTGCAGGTGGTCTGTGCATCGCTTTGACCCTGCCTGCCATGGCTATGCCCCTGTTCCACAGCGCCCTTGCACATCATCCTCTGCGTGCTATGGGCGTTGCATGGCTCACTGCTACGTTTTTGGCCTTCCTGGGTGTGCTTACGACAGCTTATGCCTTTTTGCCAGGTGCCTATGTTATGCGGGAGCACACGGGCGCCCTGTTGGGCATTGAGACAGCGATCCTGTCGTGGGGTCtgtggcatgcgcgccgtgaAGGGGTGCGTGCTAGAATCGCACATGCAACGGGAGCTCGTTCTCGTCGTGCTATGCGCACCTTGACTGCCCTGCTGGTGGCTTTGGTCGGTGCGGCGAGTGTCGTGCCGCTTGTCCGATACGTGCCAccctcgtccatcacgCCGCATCACACTCCAGATCGCATACTTACCGCAGGAATTTGGACGGTTCACTTTGGATTCGACCAGCTGATGCGTGACAGTACCCGGCGCATGTCCTCGATCCTTCGTACCATGGAACTTGACATTGTGGGCCTGCTGGAAACTGACCTCCACCGCCCAGCCTTTGGCAATCGTGACCTGACCCAGTGGTTGGCCCAGGATCTTCACATGTATGCAGACCTAGGGCCGAGTCCTAAGAAGCATACGTGGGGCGCTGTGTTGCTGTCCAAGTTTCCGATTATTAACAGCACCCACCACCTCCTTCCTTCGCCGCATGGAGAGTTAGCTCCAGCCATTCATGCTGTGCTGGATATTTGGGGTGTGCCCACGCATGTTGTCGTCTCCCACAATGGCCAGTTCGAAGATAAGCTGGATCGAGAGCTCCAGACTAAAGCTATTGCGCGTATTTTGAGCGATGCATACCCACATCCAGCCATCTTCCTTGGCTACGTTGTCACTAAGCCGCATGCACCGCGGCCCGAGCCATATGACATTTTGTTCTCTGATGGTTTGATCTTCGACGTGGATCCTGACGATAAAGATCGATGGTGTCAGTACCTCGGCTTCCGCGGCCTAGAGCGCGTAGGCTATGCTCGTGTGTCGCGTTACACGGTAACAGACACCGAGCTGCAGACATTCAAGCTCGCTGTGCCGGATAGGCTCGAGCCGAATCGTGACGTGCGTCCCTTCCGCGTCTCTGGTAGACACTTCAAGCCTGCGGCGTGGACATACCCCCTATCGCTCGTCCGGCCAGGTGTCCGTGTGAATGAAACCCACAAGTACTCACCCTACATTTACCCACAATACTTTGAGTTCGAGGCCAGGCACTAAAGGACCTATGGTTGCTGCTGTTGCAGCTTTTCACGCCGCCTactgcgccgcgcggcacgaTACAATGCACGCTTTTTGTTGCGTTCCAGTGTGCCCACACCCATGTATGAATCGGCGCCGACAGACACAATGCGCATCGGTGCGCGTCCTTCGCGAGAAGCCTCGACCGTGCGGTCGTGGTCGGGTCGATTCGGCGCGCCTGTGGGG includes the following:
- a CDS encoding putative sensor/transporter protein involved in cell wall biogenesis, producing the protein MQQPRSKVSWSAAIFSISHTVLGSLAFIVALLTCLSLHYRRVVRNHVAGYPEEWWPSVSATIGDWFPERNIFQILCAATAGFRLAMIGLCGALASYSYNRPLGGTLLGATGVLRTFSCGGWIFVTSTDHSLVHDIMMGVYIGLTPIWMGLCLTQLEPRVKSEAYRRAQTLRTVSAFLFYACTPLMVYFYRKHRIDRIPGMYSRYALLEWTLVAMDVLFDSASAWDLSVIQGEVSFPLIKHEKSAAAPKNQSSPVWPWTVSQAFLAFTAWSTWFGLIPTIFYFSVSNMAAEGVELFVLSQCVGIALVAMTPIERLVRGTHAMSIRHPHPWILVSGWVASLCGGIASYALQSASMRLTASAGACALLAVLTAVDWSHAWETGRLNECVAIWLVGLVGALVARYANHANLPTWVFMDATNGGRHVLVLSIAIVCLVPLVVPSLRQLPTPHVRRSPSSFGSFILASVALGTWLIEIQTLLSDSGTLIAFTWAGYPVRGPQAVPHGMWVVSAMAVSVTLSMWYPYTGSSVLAIALHALGVYIVLVYDHWLGFAGGLCIALTLPAMAMPLFHSALAHHPLRAMGVAWLTATFLAFLGVLTTAYAFLPGAYVMREHTGALLGIETAILSWGLWHARREGVRARIAHATGARSRRAMRTLTALLVALVGAASVVPLVRYVPPSSITPHHTPDRILTAGIWTVHFGFDQLMRDSTRRMSSILRTMELDIVGLLETDLHRPAFGNRDLTQWLAQDLHMYADLGPSPKKHTWGAVLLSKFPIINSTHHLLPSPHGELAPAIHAVLDIWGVPTHVVVSHNGQFEDKLDRELQTKAIARILSDAYPHPAIFLGYVVTKPHAPRPEPYDILFSDGLIFDVDPDDKDRWCQYLGFRGLERVGYARVSRYTVTDTELQTFKLAVPDRLEPNRDVRPFRVSGRHFKPAAWTYPLSLVRPGVRVNETHKYSPYIYPQYFEFEARH